The following proteins are encoded in a genomic region of Vicugna pacos chromosome 16, VicPac4, whole genome shotgun sequence:
- the GFAP gene encoding glial fibrillary acidic protein, whose protein sequence is MERRRVTSSARRSYVSSSEMVVGGRRLGPGTRLSLARMPPPLPARVDFSLGGALNAGFKETRASERAEMMELNDRFASYIEKVRFLEQQNKALAAELNQLRAKEPTKLADVYQAELRELRLRLDQLTANSARLEVERDNLAQDLGTLRQKLQDETNLRLEAENNLAAYRQEADEATLSRLDLERKTESLEEEIRFLRKIHEEEVRELQEQLAQQQVHVEMDVAKPDLTAALREIRTQYEAVASSNMHEAEEWYRSKFADLTDAAARNAELLRQAKHEANDYRRQLQALTCDLESLRGTNESLERQMREQEERHVREAVNYQEALARLEEEGQSLKDEMARHLQEYQDLLNVKLALDIEIATYRKLLEGEENRITIPVQTFSNLQIRGGKSTKEGEGHKVTRHLKSLTIQVIPIQAHQIVNGAPPALG, encoded by the exons ATGGAGAGGAGACGGGTCACCTCATCTGCTCGCCGCTCCTATGTCTCCTCCTCAGAGATGGTAGTGGGGGGCCGCCGCCTGGGTCCTGGCACCCGCCTGTCCCTAGCTCGAATGCCACCTCCACTGCCGGCCCGGGTGGACTTCTCCCTGGGCGGGGCACTCAACGCCGGCTTCAAGGAGACCCGGGCCAGCGAGCGAGCAGAAATGATGGAGCTCAATGACCGCTTTGCCAGCTACATTGAGAAGGTGCGCTTCCTGGAACAGCAGAACAAGGCGCTGGCTGCCGAGCTGAACCAGCTGCGGGCCAAGGAGCCCACCAAGCTGGCCGACGTCTACCAGGCAGAGCTGCGCGAGCTGCGGCTGCGGCTGGATCAACTCACTGCCAACAGCGCCCGGCTCGAGGTGGAGAGGGACAATCTGGCACAGGACCTGGgcaccctgaggcagaa GCTCCAGGATGAAACCAACCTGAGGCTGGAGGCCGAGAACAACCTGGCTGCCTATCGACAG GAGGCAGATGAAGCCACCCTATCCCGTCTGGATCTCGAGAGGAAGACTGAGTCTCTGGAGGAGGAAATCCGGTTCTTGAGGAAGATCCATGAGGAG GAGGTGCGGGAGCTCCAGGAGCAGCTGGCTCAGCAGCAGGTTCATGTGGAGATGGATGTGGCCAAGCCCgatctcacagcagccctgagaGAGATCCGCACGCAGTACGAGGCAGTGGCTTCCAGCAACATGCATGAGGCAGAGGAGTGGTACCGGTCCAAG TTTGCGGACCTGACTGACGCCGCTGCCCGCAACGCGGAGCTGCTCCGCCAGGCCAAGCACGAAGCCAACGACTATCGGCGCCAGCTGCAGGCCTTGACCTGCGACCTGGAGTCCTTGCGCGGCACG AACGAGTCCCTGGAGAGGCAGATGCGGGAGCAGGAGGAGCGTCACGTGCGAGAGGCGGTGAATTACCAGGAGGCGCTGGCCCGGCTGGAGGAAGAGGGGCAGAGTCTCAAGGACGAGATGGCCCGCCACCTGCAGGAGTACCAGGACCTGCTGAATGTCAAACTGGCCCTGGACATCGAGATCGCCACCTACAGGAAGCTGCTGGAGGGCGAGGAGAACCG CATCACCATTCCTGTGCAGACCTTCTCCAACCTGCAGATCCGAG GGGGCAAAAGCACCAAAGAAGGGGAAGGTCACAAGGTCACAAGACATCTCAAAAGCCTCACAATACAAGTTATACCAATACAGGCTCACCAGATTGTAAACGGAGCCCCGCCGGCTCTCGGTTAG